The proteins below come from a single Iocasia fonsfrigidae genomic window:
- a CDS encoding carbohydrate ABC transporter permease, translating to MGYIKARKGNIIVYILLGVITFISLFPIIWMCIIAFKGTGESISGFNSLWINNPTLKNFKNVFEVIPILSSLYNSIFTTVMGTITTLFFCSLAGYGFAKYQFPGRDFLFYFIVATLLVPPEVGSIPLFIIMRRLHLINSLWSVIIPKAATAIGIFYMRQYIINIPTEVIESARIDGSSEFGIYLKIIVPMIKPALATWTLLTVIARWNDFFWPLIFLRSTVKHTLMVSISLLPVSDGLSTPWPVIMAGTTFAIIPVVVVYIFLQRFLKSGISAGAVKG from the coding sequence TGGGATATATAAAGGCAAGAAAGGGTAATATTATAGTATATATTTTATTAGGGGTTATTACTTTTATTAGTTTGTTTCCAATAATTTGGATGTGTATTATAGCATTTAAAGGAACTGGTGAAAGTATTAGTGGATTTAATTCTCTTTGGATTAATAATCCTACATTAAAAAATTTCAAGAATGTATTTGAAGTGATTCCTATTTTAAGTAGTTTATACAATAGTATTTTCACAACAGTAATGGGGACAATTACCACATTATTCTTTTGTTCTTTAGCAGGTTATGGATTTGCAAAATATCAATTTCCAGGGAGAGATTTTTTATTCTACTTTATTGTTGCAACATTACTTGTTCCACCGGAAGTTGGATCAATACCGTTATTTATTATCATGAGAAGATTACATTTAATAAACAGTTTATGGTCAGTTATAATTCCTAAGGCTGCTACAGCGATTGGTATTTTTTACATGAGGCAATATATAATAAATATACCTACTGAAGTAATTGAATCAGCCCGAATTGATGGAAGTAGTGAGTTTGGAATTTATCTAAAAATTATTGTTCCAATGATTAAGCCAGCATTAGCTACTTGGACACTATTAACGGTTATTGCTCGTTGGAATGATTTCTTTTGGCCATTGATTTTTTTGCGTTCCACTGTAAAACATACATTAATGGTGTCGATATCCCTATTGCCAGTTAGTGATGGCCTTTCAACACCTTGGCCTGTTATTATGGCTGGAACGACCTTTGCAATAATACCAGTGGTAGTTGTTTATATATTTCTACAAAGGTTTTTAAAATCTGGTATAAGTGCTGGTGCGGTTAAAGGCTAA
- a CDS encoding GntR family transcriptional regulator has product MAKKITKNLKKKIYNSIYNDIVRGKYTIQTILTEKELTEKYEVSKSPVREALIELCNDQVLISIPRKGYQIAQIVPKELYDAIELREIIEISSLRKTIKIINNEILNELNNYIDQTVKIRDEHDALKHWKRNIGFHLLLCSYSDNKWMYDTIKSILSFCTRGAIQFYSKIWAKNNKIFEENVRSHLNLLKAIEDKDYQLAEDLLVEDIYAMKKILF; this is encoded by the coding sequence ATGGCCAAAAAAATAACTAAGAATCTCAAAAAAAAGATATATAATAGCATATATAATGATATTGTCCGTGGCAAATATACAATACAAACTATTTTAACAGAAAAAGAATTAACAGAAAAATATGAAGTAAGCAAATCGCCGGTACGTGAAGCTTTAATTGAGCTATGTAATGATCAAGTTTTAATAAGCATTCCTCGAAAAGGTTATCAAATAGCTCAAATTGTGCCTAAAGAATTATATGATGCAATTGAACTTAGAGAAATAATTGAAATATCATCATTAAGAAAAACAATAAAAATTATTAATAATGAAATTTTAAACGAACTTAATAATTATATTGATCAAACTGTTAAAATTAGAGATGAACATGATGCATTGAAACATTGGAAAAGAAATATTGGATTTCATCTTTTATTATGTAGTTATAGTGATAATAAGTGGATGTATGATACAATTAAATCTATTTTAAGTTTTTGTACAAGGGGAGCTATACAATTTTATTCAAAAATATGGGCGAAAAATAATAAAATTTTCGAAGAAAATGTCCGATCACATTTAAACTTACTCAAAGCTATAGAAGACAAAGATTATCAACTAGCTGAAGATCTTTTAGTAGAAGATATTTATGCAATGAAGAAAATTTTATTTTGA
- a CDS encoding L-cysteine desulfidase family protein, with amino-acid sequence MSLKEREIGDYINILKEELIPALGCTEPIAIAYAAAKAREVLNQEPIEVEVKCSGNIFKNVKGVIVPNSGNLKGIKAAAVIGVIGGKAEKKLEVLSNVAEEDIKETKRLLKTNYCSVKLLKSKADLHIIVSVRSKTDTALVELIETHTNIIKIKNNGKIIFNKPFIKKNNNNSIECSPLTVKKIIQFADTVSIKEVEKIIERQIDLNSKISKAGLTNKYGMNIGLNLIKYRGDNIKTRAKAFAAAGSDARMNGCLLPAVINSGSGNQGITTSLPVIEYAKYLKVEKEVLIRALIISNLIAIHIKEKIGRLSAFCGAVSAACGSGAAITYLYNGTYEQISSTIINTLGNVSGIICDGAKPSCAAKIASAVDAAIMAHDLTMSNQTIQVGDGIIQNDIEKTIDVIGHIGGNGMKKTDETILEAML; translated from the coding sequence ATGAGTCTTAAAGAGAGAGAAATAGGAGATTATATTAATATTTTAAAAGAAGAACTTATACCAGCATTAGGATGTACAGAGCCAATTGCTATTGCTTATGCTGCTGCTAAAGCAAGGGAAGTTTTAAACCAAGAGCCTATAGAGGTTGAAGTCAAGTGTAGTGGAAATATTTTCAAAAATGTTAAAGGAGTAATTGTTCCAAATTCAGGCAATCTCAAAGGAATTAAGGCTGCTGCGGTAATCGGGGTAATTGGTGGAAAAGCGGAAAAAAAATTAGAAGTACTAAGTAATGTAGCCGAAGAAGATATAAAAGAAACAAAAAGGTTACTCAAAACAAACTACTGTTCAGTAAAGTTGTTAAAAAGTAAAGCTGATTTGCATATTATTGTATCTGTAAGGTCAAAGACTGATACAGCATTAGTTGAGCTTATCGAAACCCATACAAATATTATTAAGATAAAAAATAATGGTAAAATAATTTTTAACAAACCATTTATCAAAAAGAATAATAATAACAGTATAGAATGTTCACCATTAACAGTAAAGAAAATAATACAATTTGCTGATACTGTTTCTATTAAAGAGGTGGAGAAGATTATTGAAAGACAAATAGATTTAAACAGTAAAATTTCTAAAGCGGGACTTACTAATAAATATGGAATGAATATTGGCTTAAATCTAATAAAGTATAGAGGAGATAATATCAAAACAAGAGCCAAAGCCTTTGCAGCCGCCGGGTCAGATGCTCGAATGAATGGCTGTCTTCTACCAGCTGTTATTAATTCTGGCAGTGGTAATCAAGGTATTACTACTTCTTTACCAGTTATAGAATATGCGAAATATTTAAAAGTTGAAAAAGAAGTTTTAATACGAGCTTTAATAATTAGTAATCTTATTGCAATACATATAAAAGAAAAAATCGGTAGATTATCCGCTTTTTGTGGTGCTGTTAGTGCTGCATGTGGAAGTGGGGCAGCTATCACCTATTTATACAATGGAACATATGAACAAATATCTTCTACAATAATAAATACATTAGGAAATGTTTCAGGGATAATTTGTGATGGTGCAAAACCTTCATGTGCTGCTAAGATTGCTTCAGCTGTTGATGCTGCCATAATGGCTCATGATTTGACAATGTCTAATCAAACTATTCAAGTAGGTGATGGAATCATTCAGAATGATATTGAAAAAACAATTGATGTTATAGGTCATATAGGGGGAAATGGCATGAAAAAGACGGATGAAACAATCTTAGAAGCTATGTTGTAA
- a CDS encoding flavodoxin family protein, with protein MKNLVLYYSLNGNTDFVAKKLAEKLDADIVMLEPIKGYPKGFVKYIIGGFQSLFKIKVAIQPIEVNLADYDQIVIGSPVWASSMTPPIRSLLTDNQIEGKNVVLFCTYQGQAGKVFDHIEELIGKNNIIDRLEFKNPLKKRETTIKNIENWTVNTTG; from the coding sequence ATGAAAAATCTTGTTTTATACTATTCATTAAATGGTAATACTGATTTTGTAGCTAAAAAATTGGCAGAAAAACTAGATGCAGATATTGTTATGCTCGAGCCTATTAAAGGTTATCCTAAAGGATTTGTGAAATATATTATAGGTGGTTTTCAGTCATTATTTAAAATTAAAGTAGCTATTCAACCTATAGAAGTAAATTTAGCAGATTATGATCAAATAGTAATTGGTTCCCCTGTCTGGGCTAGTAGTATGACCCCACCTATCAGGAGTTTGCTGACGGATAATCAAATTGAGGGTAAAAATGTTGTATTATTTTGCACATATCAGGGCCAGGCTGGTAAAGTTTTTGATCATATAGAAGAATTAATAGGGAAAAATAATATTATTGATAGACTTGAATTTAAAAATCCATTAAAAAAGAGGGAAACTACAATTAAAAATATAGAGAACTGGACAGTTAATACGACAGGATAA
- a CDS encoding class I SAM-dependent methyltransferase, which produces MKMEERASETAMITASLRALSNYEEEERIRSNDNIAECFLPEERKTVLKEKREREKIKAQIPKGLYEYVISRTKYIDRVLLDAVKNDTVQVVFLGAGYDSRAYRLNALLRNTKIFEVDAKPTQEYKISLLHKFGIEISKNIRYVAVNFEKDELFKKIYESGYDAQEKTLFIWEGVTFYLSERTVIKTMKKIRENTIIGSRVCFDFQTISSESDLINTGIKEEEIKFGIETDKIESFVSENGYAIVEHINSTDMEKEFLTLENGNLFGKIMPIMNFLLIELK; this is translated from the coding sequence ATGAAAATGGAAGAAAGGGCATCAGAAACAGCAATGATAACGGCCTCCCTGCGGGCTTTATCAAATTATGAGGAAGAAGAAAGGATTAGGAGTAATGATAATATTGCAGAATGTTTTTTACCTGAAGAAAGAAAAACAGTTTTGAAAGAAAAGAGAGAAAGGGAAAAGATAAAAGCACAAATTCCAAAAGGCCTTTATGAATATGTGATTTCAAGAACTAAATATATAGACAGAGTTCTTCTTGATGCTGTAAAAAATGATACTGTTCAAGTGGTGTTTCTAGGTGCGGGATATGATAGTAGAGCATATAGATTAAATGCTTTACTCCGAAATACAAAAATATTTGAAGTTGATGCTAAACCAACACAGGAATATAAGATTTCGCTGCTGCATAAGTTCGGAATCGAGATAAGCAAGAACATAAGATATGTGGCAGTAAATTTTGAAAAAGACGAATTATTTAAAAAGATTTATGAGAGTGGCTATGATGCTCAAGAAAAGACATTATTTATTTGGGAGGGTGTTACGTTCTATCTGTCTGAAAGGACAGTGATAAAAACGATGAAAAAGATTAGAGAGAATACGATTATAGGGAGCAGAGTCTGCTTTGACTTTCAAACAATAAGCAGCGAAAGTGACTTAATAAACACAGGAATCAAGGAAGAGGAAATAAAATTTGGGATAGAGACTGATAAAATTGAATCATTTGTCTCTGAGAATGGCTATGCTATTGTTGAACACATCAATTCAACTGATATGGAGAAAGAGTTTTTGACATTGGAGAATGGCAATTTGTTTGGGAAGATTATGCCGATAATGAATTTTCTCTTGATTGAACTCAAATGA
- the abc-f gene encoding ribosomal protection-like ABC-F family protein has protein sequence MLLIETKEVNKWIGARQLLKDISFNIYQGDKVGFVGRNGTGKSTLLKIISGQDKEYQGQIIINTRVGYLPQYYNYPAAQTVEEFFTEVSYDYGSFLRLMKEFGFETDFLDRQIGNCSGGEQTKLQLIRLLIKEPALLILDEPTNHLDIEARDWLANFLNKFKGGIILVSHDRYFLDQVVKEVWELEDAELKEYTGNYSDYQKQREVELEREKREYQKYQAEKKSLKAAIQKQQQFVNKGDKGRKKTDSFAKMLKGIDKKRAGRMAQKTKSLKMQLEQLDKKEKPFEYKEINPEFENRELHSQIMIQGKGVGKSFQSEPVFKDLNFTISRGSKIALLGKNGIGKTILLKLILGQQKPTTGEIFRTGALEIGYFSQKMADLHGQDTVLKELQEKLPDRSEELIRTFLGSMLFKGEDVFKKIGDLSIGERVRVAFTILLLSKANFLLLDEPLNHLDIVSRERIEAALKEYPGSFLIVTHDRYFARKIANEIWELSNNGLECFQGNYNDFLKYKQGEFKVGLELEDELIKMKRAELIARLEQARDAEEIARIESQLEQL, from the coding sequence ATGTTATTAATAGAAACTAAAGAAGTGAATAAATGGATAGGTGCCAGACAATTATTAAAGGATATATCTTTTAACATATATCAAGGAGATAAAGTTGGTTTTGTTGGACGTAATGGAACAGGGAAATCGACCTTATTAAAAATAATTAGTGGTCAGGATAAGGAGTATCAAGGTCAGATTATTATAAATACCAGGGTGGGTTATCTACCCCAGTATTATAATTACCCGGCAGCTCAGACTGTGGAAGAGTTTTTCACAGAGGTAAGCTATGATTACGGTAGTTTTCTCCGTTTGATGAAAGAGTTTGGCTTTGAAACAGATTTTCTGGACCGGCAGATTGGAAATTGTAGTGGTGGTGAACAGACTAAACTCCAGTTAATAAGGTTGTTAATTAAAGAACCGGCCTTATTAATACTCGATGAACCTACCAATCACCTGGATATTGAGGCCAGGGACTGGTTAGCTAATTTCTTAAATAAATTCAAGGGTGGAATAATACTGGTCTCCCATGATAGGTATTTTCTGGATCAGGTAGTAAAAGAAGTCTGGGAATTAGAAGACGCGGAACTTAAAGAATATACAGGTAATTATAGTGATTACCAGAAACAGAGGGAAGTAGAACTGGAAAGGGAAAAAAGAGAATATCAAAAATATCAGGCAGAGAAAAAAAGTTTAAAAGCGGCAATACAAAAACAGCAGCAGTTTGTTAATAAGGGTGATAAGGGAAGGAAAAAGACAGATTCTTTTGCGAAAATGTTAAAAGGAATAGATAAGAAAAGGGCAGGTCGTATGGCCCAAAAAACTAAGAGTTTAAAAATGCAGCTGGAACAACTCGATAAAAAAGAAAAACCATTTGAATATAAAGAAATAAATCCTGAGTTTGAGAATAGAGAATTACACAGTCAAATTATGATTCAGGGTAAAGGGGTAGGCAAAAGTTTTCAATCAGAACCGGTCTTTAAGGACCTGAATTTTACTATCTCCAGAGGGAGTAAAATTGCTCTCTTAGGTAAAAATGGTATCGGAAAGACTATATTGTTAAAATTGATTCTCGGTCAGCAAAAACCTACTACTGGTGAGATATTTCGAACCGGTGCTTTAGAAATAGGGTATTTTTCACAAAAAATGGCCGATCTCCATGGTCAAGATACAGTTCTAAAAGAATTACAGGAGAAACTACCTGATAGGTCAGAGGAGCTAATTAGGACATTTCTGGGTTCCATGCTTTTTAAAGGTGAAGATGTTTTTAAGAAAATAGGTGATCTCAGTATTGGAGAAAGGGTCAGGGTAGCTTTTACAATTCTATTACTGAGTAAAGCTAATTTTTTACTTCTTGATGAACCTTTAAATCACCTTGATATAGTCTCCCGGGAAAGGATAGAAGCAGCACTTAAGGAATACCCGGGCTCTTTCCTGATTGTCACTCATGATAGGTATTTTGCCAGAAAGATTGCAAATGAAATCTGGGAATTAAGTAATAATGGCCTGGAATGTTTTCAGGGGAACTACAATGATTTTCTTAAATATAAACAAGGAGAGTTTAAAGTTGGCCTGGAATTAGAAGATGAATTAATAAAAATGAAAAGGGCAGAATTGATAGCCCGGCTTGAACAAGCCAGAGATGCAGAGGAGATTGCCAGAATAGAAAGCCAGCTAGAGCAGCTTTAA
- a CDS encoding DUF3231 family protein, whose translation MLFSKQKKSEKQSQLSVAEVHRIWAKAKLRYVTLNHIQLLSNFVHDKDFKLIIDKIYKTFQKQVNQLEKELNKYSIKSPQPNKTGVSASGNSDILRDQDVAEVVYTFLQFAVSRCMKSFYDTLFNDEFRELLMKITKENVNLFFMLVDYMKPKGWLENPPLYPVTKTNEIVAANEIWELWHHLYFRYINIYQTKVYINQVVDKEFKIILNTGLKLLKKQAGVIEEILLTHGVTLPAKFSENIPDSESKNEFSDDFIFNILLYNMENTAVVHGFALQELVINDNLETFFRELLFDEINLLNNLIRYGKVKGWIPLVPVYRP comes from the coding sequence ATGTTATTTAGCAAGCAGAAAAAAAGTGAGAAACAATCTCAACTTAGTGTAGCGGAGGTTCACCGTATTTGGGCAAAAGCAAAATTAAGATATGTGACACTAAATCATATTCAATTACTTTCTAATTTTGTTCATGATAAAGATTTTAAATTAATAATTGATAAGATATACAAAACCTTTCAAAAACAAGTAAATCAACTTGAAAAAGAACTTAATAAATATTCTATAAAAAGTCCCCAACCTAATAAGACTGGAGTATCAGCATCTGGGAACTCAGATATATTAAGGGATCAGGATGTAGCAGAGGTTGTTTATACTTTTTTACAATTTGCTGTTTCAAGATGTATGAAATCTTTTTATGATACATTATTTAATGATGAATTTAGAGAATTATTGATGAAAATTACTAAAGAAAATGTTAATCTTTTCTTTATGTTAGTAGATTATATGAAACCAAAGGGTTGGTTAGAAAATCCTCCTCTATATCCTGTAACAAAAACTAATGAAATTGTTGCAGCTAATGAAATTTGGGAGTTATGGCATCATTTATATTTTAGATATATAAATATATATCAAACTAAAGTCTATATAAATCAGGTTGTAGACAAGGAATTTAAAATAATTCTTAATACAGGTCTAAAATTATTAAAAAAACAGGCAGGAGTAATAGAAGAAATTTTGCTCACTCATGGTGTAACATTACCTGCTAAATTTTCTGAAAACATTCCTGATTCTGAAAGTAAGAATGAATTTAGCGATGATTTCATATTTAATATTTTATTATATAATATGGAAAATACTGCGGTTGTTCATGGTTTTGCCCTGCAAGAATTGGTTATAAATGATAATTTGGAAACTTTCTTTAGAGAGCTTTTATTTGATGAAATAAATTTGTTAAATAATTTAATAAGGTATGGTAAGGTAAAAGGATGGATTCCCTTAGTTCCAGTCTATAGACCATAA
- a CDS encoding heavy metal translocating P-type ATPase: protein MAGKGIDLKKVTLRLEGMSCASCAQTVEKALNKAKGVHQAQVNFAAEKAYVEYESSIIDERKLAEIVRATGYDVKEEREKVILKIGGMTCASCAAAVEKALNKTDGVYEAGVNIASEKGTVEYDPSVLSREDFNEIVTATGYEVVGFEGDETTSSDEEKDLKKVQDAQNKMWGTWVFTIPIILWMIPEMVWGIAWPNMVIFDLGMIILAIPPLFIYGRKTFITAYRAVSHGSANMDVLIAIGTGAAFLTGPAVFFTPIANYAGVSAMIMAFHLTGRYIEETAKGRASQAIKKLLELGAKTATIIVDGEEKEVAIEDVQPGNIMLIKPGEKIPTDGEIVEGKTTVDESMATGESMPIERTIGDEVIGATVNQNGMIKVKATKVGKDTFLSQVVKMVEEAQGTKVPIQEFADRITGIFVPTVLIIAAVTFILWLLFPDIFRSVGFWAQSFLPWVNPTLGVFTLAIFATIAVLVIACPCALGLATPTALMVGSGIGAENGVLIRKGEAIQIMKDVHTIVFDKTGTITKGKPEVTDLVTVNGSSEEELLQLAASVESGSEHPLGVAIVNGARDRELELKAIEDFGAVTGKGVKAKIDGKDILVGSRRLMEETGIDPGELENEMVRLEEEAKTAMLVASEDKLLGIVAVADALKEDSVNAIHELKKLGLETAMITGDNERTAKAIAKEVGIDHVVAEVLPDGKVDEVMKLQDEFGIIAMVGDGINDAPALTQANVGIAIGTGTDIAIESSDITLVRGDLSAVITAVKLSRATFRKIKQNLFWAFIYNTIAIPFAILGLLHPVIAEIAMATSSISVITNANMLRRVDVKPSYEQD, encoded by the coding sequence ATGGCAGGCAAAGGAATAGATTTAAAGAAAGTAACATTAAGATTAGAGGGTATGAGTTGTGCCAGCTGTGCTCAGACCGTAGAAAAGGCTTTAAATAAGGCTAAAGGGGTTCATCAGGCACAGGTGAATTTTGCAGCTGAAAAAGCCTATGTAGAATATGAATCATCTATAATAGATGAGAGAAAATTAGCTGAAATAGTACGGGCAACAGGGTATGATGTAAAAGAAGAAAGAGAAAAAGTGATACTTAAGATTGGTGGTATGACCTGTGCCAGTTGTGCCGCGGCAGTCGAAAAAGCCTTAAATAAAACAGATGGGGTATATGAGGCCGGTGTGAATATTGCCTCAGAAAAAGGCACAGTAGAATATGACCCTTCTGTACTCTCGAGAGAGGATTTTAATGAGATTGTAACTGCAACTGGGTATGAGGTTGTGGGTTTTGAAGGTGATGAAACTACTAGTAGTGATGAAGAAAAGGATTTAAAGAAGGTTCAAGATGCCCAAAATAAAATGTGGGGCACCTGGGTTTTTACAATACCCATCATTCTCTGGATGATTCCTGAAATGGTCTGGGGTATAGCCTGGCCCAATATGGTAATATTTGATTTGGGTATGATAATATTAGCAATTCCACCTTTGTTTATATATGGGAGAAAAACTTTTATAACCGCTTATAGAGCAGTAAGTCACGGTAGCGCCAATATGGATGTACTAATAGCAATAGGAACAGGAGCAGCTTTTCTTACTGGTCCGGCAGTATTCTTTACACCAATTGCCAATTATGCAGGTGTTTCAGCGATGATTATGGCCTTTCATTTGACAGGTAGGTATATTGAAGAAACAGCCAAAGGCCGTGCTTCCCAGGCAATTAAAAAGTTACTTGAACTGGGAGCTAAGACAGCTACTATTATTGTAGATGGTGAAGAAAAAGAAGTAGCAATAGAGGATGTCCAACCAGGTAATATTATGTTAATCAAGCCTGGCGAGAAAATTCCTACGGATGGTGAAATAGTAGAAGGTAAGACTACAGTCGATGAATCAATGGCTACTGGTGAATCAATGCCTATTGAAAGAACTATTGGTGATGAAGTAATTGGTGCCACAGTAAATCAAAACGGTATGATAAAAGTAAAAGCTACTAAAGTAGGTAAAGACACATTCTTATCACAGGTAGTTAAAATGGTAGAAGAAGCACAGGGAACCAAGGTTCCTATTCAGGAGTTTGCTGATAGAATCACGGGGATATTTGTGCCAACGGTTTTGATTATTGCTGCAGTAACATTTATACTATGGCTGTTATTCCCGGATATATTCCGCAGTGTTGGATTCTGGGCGCAAAGCTTTTTACCCTGGGTTAATCCAACATTAGGGGTATTTACTCTGGCTATCTTTGCAACTATTGCGGTATTAGTTATTGCCTGTCCCTGTGCTCTAGGACTGGCGACACCAACAGCCCTGATGGTAGGTAGTGGAATAGGTGCAGAAAATGGGGTCTTAATCCGTAAAGGTGAGGCAATTCAAATAATGAAGGATGTCCATACTATTGTTTTTGATAAAACAGGTACTATAACAAAAGGTAAACCTGAGGTTACTGATTTGGTAACTGTCAATGGAAGCAGTGAAGAAGAACTACTTCAACTGGCAGCCAGTGTTGAATCAGGCTCTGAACACCCCCTTGGGGTAGCAATAGTAAATGGTGCTAGAGACAGAGAGCTGGAGCTTAAAGCCATAGAAGACTTTGGAGCTGTGACGGGTAAAGGTGTTAAAGCCAAAATTGACGGTAAGGATATACTGGTAGGGAGCCGTAGGCTAATGGAAGAAACAGGGATAGATCCAGGTGAATTAGAAAATGAGATGGTACGTCTGGAGGAAGAAGCCAAGACTGCTATGCTAGTGGCCTCTGAAGATAAGCTGCTGGGTATAGTTGCGGTAGCTGATGCTTTGAAAGAAGATTCAGTAAATGCTATTCATGAATTAAAGAAATTAGGATTGGAGACCGCAATGATTACTGGTGATAATGAAAGAACAGCAAAGGCAATTGCCAAAGAAGTGGGCATTGATCATGTTGTAGCAGAGGTTCTTCCTGATGGTAAAGTAGATGAGGTAATGAAACTACAGGATGAGTTTGGTATAATTGCGATGGTTGGGGATGGTATCAATGATGCCCCAGCTTTAACCCAGGCCAATGTTGGTATAGCTATTGGTACTGGAACAGATATCGCCATTGAATCATCAGATATTACCTTGGTTCGCGGGGATTTATCGGCGGTTATTACAGCTGTAAAACTCTCCAGAGCGACTTTCAGGAAAATAAAACAAAATCTCTTTTGGGCCTTTATCTACAATACTATAGCTATTCCATTTGCTATATTAGGGTTACTACATCCAGTTATAGCAGAAATAGCAATGGCTACCAGTTCTATCAGTGTAATTACTAATGCCAATATGCTGCGCAGGGTTGATGTTAAACCTAGTTATGAACAAGACTGA
- a CDS encoding metal-sensitive transcriptional regulator: MNSLCEPDKKDLDMRLKKIEGQVRGIQRMIDEDKYCVDILTQINAVRGALKKVGLKILDRHTHGCVQRAIKNEEGDAIINELMDVLTKFTN, encoded by the coding sequence ATGAATTCATTATGTGAACCAGATAAAAAAGATTTAGATATGAGACTAAAAAAAATAGAAGGTCAGGTACGGGGTATTCAAAGAATGATTGATGAGGATAAGTATTGTGTGGATATCTTAACCCAGATTAATGCGGTCAGAGGGGCCTTGAAAAAAGTTGGTCTTAAAATTCTTGATAGACACACACATGGATGCGTACAGCGAGCTATCAAAAATGAAGAAGGCGATGCAATTATTAATGAACTAATGGATGTATTAACTAAATTTACCAACTAA
- a CDS encoding LysE family translocator, with amino-acid sequence MVSMFLYVLGVMYSPGPVNLLGINIGLNDRINKSIGFFMGVGLSMFIYCFLFGIGGEKVIKEDYLIYFSIAGSIYILYLAFKLWTHNNKVEGDSKEAILGFENGFVIQVFNPKAILATLPIATVYFPSNNIKGFNIFIISFIIGVLAFFAPFTYSLIGKFLSSFIKKRVFFSVFNKVMSVILLLVAVSILWEYVF; translated from the coding sequence ATGGTTTCAATGTTTTTATATGTATTAGGGGTTATGTATTCACCAGGGCCTGTTAATTTATTGGGAATTAATATTGGTTTGAACGATAGAATAAATAAATCTATAGGATTTTTTATGGGTGTTGGATTATCAATGTTTATTTACTGTTTTTTATTTGGTATAGGTGGAGAAAAGGTCATAAAAGAGGATTATTTGATATATTTTAGTATCGCTGGTTCTATTTATATTTTGTATTTAGCCTTTAAGCTGTGGACTCACAATAATAAAGTTGAGGGTGATTCTAAAGAGGCAATTTTGGGTTTTGAAAACGGGTTTGTAATACAGGTATTCAATCCAAAGGCCATATTAGCAACTTTACCAATTGCTACAGTTTATTTTCCCAGTAATAATATTAAGGGCTTTAATATTTTCATTATCTCATTTATAATTGGAGTACTTGCTTTTTTTGCTCCTTTTACTTATTCTTTAATTGGAAAATTTTTAAGCAGCTTTATTAAAAAGAGGGTATTTTTTTCTGTTTTCAACAAAGTTATGTCCGTAATTTTGTTATTAGTAGCTGTATCTATATTATGGGAATATGTATTTTAA